In one Nicotiana sylvestris chromosome 8, ASM39365v2, whole genome shotgun sequence genomic region, the following are encoded:
- the LOC104223176 gene encoding cysteine--tRNA ligase, chloroplastic/mitochondrial isoform X1, with translation MATLLKFYKPLLPSRISRLPVRFHNFKTLIAAARNRPRVRCLSTTENSNHKVNITESNGAAVDGDGTETQLKKQQLWLHNTMSKQRELFIPKVPGKVGMYVCGVTAYDLSHIGHARVYVSFDVLYRYLNYLGYEVNYVRNFTDVDDKIIARANELREDPIKLSKRFCEEFHLDMAYLHCLPPSVEPCVSDHMPNIIDMIQQILDNGCAYTINGDVYFSVDKFPEYGKLSGRKLEDNRAGERVSVDTRKKNPADFALWKSAKEGEPFWESPWGPGRPGWHIECSAMSAAYLGYSFDIHGGGMDLVFPHHENEIAQSCAACKKSNITYWIHNGFVNIDSEKMSKSLGNFFTIRQVIDLYHPLALRLFLIGTHYRSPINYTIAQIESASDRLFYIYQALYDSQIVLSQHDEASRKDSIPAGTASCINKFQDEFLVSMSDDLHTPVALAAMSDPLKLINDLLHTRKGKKQGLRIESLAALEKTITSGLEILGLVPTSYEEALHELREKALKRAKLTEDQVRQKITERDTARQNKEYERSDAIRKELAAVGIALMDSPEGTTWRPAIPLALQEEQVASP, from the exons ATGGCGACGCTGTTAAAATTCTATAAACCATTGTTACCTTCCCGCATCTCACGTCTCCCAGTTCGCTTCCACAACTTTAAAACGCTCATCGCCGCCGCCAGAAACCGACCGAGGGTTCGGTGCCTGAGTACAACAGAAAATTCAAACCATAAAGTGAATATAACAGAGAGTAACGGCGCCGCCGTTGACGGTGACGGAACAGAAACTCAATTGAAGAAACAACAACTTTGGTTACACAACACAATGAGCAAACAAAGGGAACTATTTATACCAAAAGTGCCGGGAAAAGTTGGAATGTATGTCTGTGGTGTAACAGCGTATGACCTCAGCCATATCGGCCATGCTCGTGTTTATGTTAGCTTTGATGTTCTTTATAG ATACCTAAATTATTTGGGATATGAGGTCAATTATGTCCGGAACTTCACCGATGTTGATGATAAG ATTATTGCTAGAGCAAATGAACTGAGGGAGGATCCAATTAAATTAAGCAAACGCTTCTGTGAAGAGTTTCACCTAGACATGGCATATCTTCACTGTCTTCCTCCTTCAGTGGAACCTTGTGTCTCTGATCACATGCCTAATATAATCGATATGATTCAGCAG ATCCTCGATAATGGCTGTGCGTATACAATCAATGGTGATGTCTACTTTTCTGTAGACAAATTTCCAGAATATGGAAAGTTATCTGGGCGAAAATTGGAAGATAATAGAGCAGGAGAGCGGGTGTCAGTAGACACAAGGAAGAAAAATCCGGCTGATTTTGCCTTGTGGAAA TCTGCAAAGGAGGGAGAACCTTTCTGGGAGAGTCCCTGGGGTCCAGGAAGACCTGGATGGCATATTGAGTGCAGTGCCATGAGTGCTGCATACTTGGGATATTCTTTTGACATTCATGGTGGCGGGATGGATCTTGTATTTCCTCACCATGAAAATGAAATTGCCCAGAGCTGTGCTGCTTGTAAGAAGAGCAACATAACCTATTGGATACACAATGGTTTTGTCAACATTGACTCTGAAAAAATGTCGAAGTCCCTGGGGAACTTCTTTACAATTCGGCAG GTGATTGATCTTTATCATCCATTGGCCCTAAGGCTTTTCTTAATTGGGACACACTATAGATCTCCCATCAATTACACGATCGCGCAGATTGAGAGTGCATCTGATCGCCTTTTTTACATCTATCAG GCTTTATATGATAGTCAAATTGTTCTCAGCCAGCATGATGAGGCAAGTCGGAAGGATTCCATTCCTGCGGGAACTGCTAGTTGTATAAATAAATTCCAAGATGAATTTTTAGTTTCGATGTCAGATGATCTTCACACTCCTGTTGCTTTGGCTGCTATGTCGGATCCATTGAAATTGATCAATGATCTCTTACACACTCGAAAG GGTAAAAAGCAAGGACTACGAATAGAATCACTTGCGGCTTTAGAAAAGACTATAACGAGTGGTCTGGAAATTCTGGGGCTTGTGCCGACCAGTTATGAAGAG GCTTTGCATGAATTGAGGGAGAAAGCTTTGAAGCGTGCAAAGTTGACTGAAGATCAAGTTCGCCAGAAAATAACAGAGAGGGATACAGCAAGGCAAAATAAAGAATATGAAAGATCAGATGCAATTCGAAAAGAATTGGCTGCGGTAGGTATTGCTTTGATGGACAGCCCTGAAGGCACCACTTGGAGACCTGCTATACCACTTGCTTTGCAGGAAGAACAGGTTGCATCCCCTTGA
- the LOC104223176 gene encoding cysteine--tRNA ligase, chloroplastic/mitochondrial isoform X2 yields the protein MTSAISAMLVFMLALMFFIGRYLNYLGYEVNYVRNFTDVDDKIIARANELREDPIKLSKRFCEEFHLDMAYLHCLPPSVEPCVSDHMPNIIDMIQQILDNGCAYTINGDVYFSVDKFPEYGKLSGRKLEDNRAGERVSVDTRKKNPADFALWKSAKEGEPFWESPWGPGRPGWHIECSAMSAAYLGYSFDIHGGGMDLVFPHHENEIAQSCAACKKSNITYWIHNGFVNIDSEKMSKSLGNFFTIRQVIDLYHPLALRLFLIGTHYRSPINYTIAQIESASDRLFYIYQALYDSQIVLSQHDEASRKDSIPAGTASCINKFQDEFLVSMSDDLHTPVALAAMSDPLKLINDLLHTRKGKKQGLRIESLAALEKTITSGLEILGLVPTSYEEALHELREKALKRAKLTEDQVRQKITERDTARQNKEYERSDAIRKELAAVGIALMDSPEGTTWRPAIPLALQEEQVASP from the exons ATGACCTCAGCCATATCGGCCATGCTCGTGTTTATGTTAGCTTTGATGTTCTTTATAG GCAGATACCTAAATTATTTGGGATATGAGGTCAATTATGTCCGGAACTTCACCGATGTTGATGATAAG ATTATTGCTAGAGCAAATGAACTGAGGGAGGATCCAATTAAATTAAGCAAACGCTTCTGTGAAGAGTTTCACCTAGACATGGCATATCTTCACTGTCTTCCTCCTTCAGTGGAACCTTGTGTCTCTGATCACATGCCTAATATAATCGATATGATTCAGCAG ATCCTCGATAATGGCTGTGCGTATACAATCAATGGTGATGTCTACTTTTCTGTAGACAAATTTCCAGAATATGGAAAGTTATCTGGGCGAAAATTGGAAGATAATAGAGCAGGAGAGCGGGTGTCAGTAGACACAAGGAAGAAAAATCCGGCTGATTTTGCCTTGTGGAAA TCTGCAAAGGAGGGAGAACCTTTCTGGGAGAGTCCCTGGGGTCCAGGAAGACCTGGATGGCATATTGAGTGCAGTGCCATGAGTGCTGCATACTTGGGATATTCTTTTGACATTCATGGTGGCGGGATGGATCTTGTATTTCCTCACCATGAAAATGAAATTGCCCAGAGCTGTGCTGCTTGTAAGAAGAGCAACATAACCTATTGGATACACAATGGTTTTGTCAACATTGACTCTGAAAAAATGTCGAAGTCCCTGGGGAACTTCTTTACAATTCGGCAG GTGATTGATCTTTATCATCCATTGGCCCTAAGGCTTTTCTTAATTGGGACACACTATAGATCTCCCATCAATTACACGATCGCGCAGATTGAGAGTGCATCTGATCGCCTTTTTTACATCTATCAG GCTTTATATGATAGTCAAATTGTTCTCAGCCAGCATGATGAGGCAAGTCGGAAGGATTCCATTCCTGCGGGAACTGCTAGTTGTATAAATAAATTCCAAGATGAATTTTTAGTTTCGATGTCAGATGATCTTCACACTCCTGTTGCTTTGGCTGCTATGTCGGATCCATTGAAATTGATCAATGATCTCTTACACACTCGAAAG GGTAAAAAGCAAGGACTACGAATAGAATCACTTGCGGCTTTAGAAAAGACTATAACGAGTGGTCTGGAAATTCTGGGGCTTGTGCCGACCAGTTATGAAGAG GCTTTGCATGAATTGAGGGAGAAAGCTTTGAAGCGTGCAAAGTTGACTGAAGATCAAGTTCGCCAGAAAATAACAGAGAGGGATACAGCAAGGCAAAATAAAGAATATGAAAGATCAGATGCAATTCGAAAAGAATTGGCTGCGGTAGGTATTGCTTTGATGGACAGCCCTGAAGGCACCACTTGGAGACCTGCTATACCACTTGCTTTGCAGGAAGAACAGGTTGCATCCCCTTGA
- the LOC104223174 gene encoding hydroxyproline O-galactosyltransferase HPGT3-like isoform X2 — MESILPTTSFSSSSKSERRSKSKSSQTSKPSLVMALISCFAWLYVAGRLWQDAEYRMVLGSLLKKNSEQRPKMLTVEDKLMVLGCKDLERRIVEVEMELTVAKSQGYLKNQLKQSGSSSGKQLLAVIGIYTGFGGRLRRNVIRGSWLPNVDALSKLEERGVVVRFVIGRSPNRGDSLDRNVNEENLATKDFLILESHEEAQEELPKKAKYFFSSAIQNWDAEFYVKVDDNIDVDLDGLIELLQKRRGQNSSYIGCMKSGEVVAEEGRAWYEPEWWKFGDEKSYFRHAAGSVLMLSKNLAQYININSASLKSYAHEDTSIGSWMMGLQTTYIDDSRLCCSTSGQDKVCSLA, encoded by the exons ATGGAGAGCATCTTGCCAACGACGTCGTTTTCGTCGTCGTCAAAATCGGAAAGGCGGTCAAAATCAAAGTCTAGTCAAACATCTAAACCTTCTCTAGTAATGGCATTAATCTCTTGCTTCGCTTGGTTATATGTCGCCGGAAG GTTATGGCAAGATGCAGAGTACAGAATGGTATTAGGTAGTCTCTTGAAGAAGAACTCAGAGCAG AGACCAAAGATGCTGACAGTTGAAGACAAGCTAATGGTTTTAGGATGCAA GGATCTGGAGAGGAGAATAGTTGAAGTCGAAATGGAATTAACAGTGGCTAAGAGTCAAGGTTACCTCAAGAATCAGTTGAAGCAGAGTGGTTCATCTTCGGGCAAACAACTTCTGGCTGTTATAGGAATCTATACGGGATTCGGAGGTAGATTGAGGAGAAATGTGATCAGAGGGTCTTGGTTGCCAAATG TTGATGCTTTGTCGAAACTTGAAGAAAGAGGAGTGGTTGTGCGATTTGTAATTGGTCGGAG TCCCAACCGTGGTGATAGCTTGGACCGCAATGTTAACGAGGAGAACCTAGCAACAAAAGATTTCTTGATTCTA GAAAGTCATGAGGAAGCTCAGGAGGAATTGCCCAAGAAAGCTAAATATTTCTTTAGTTCAGCAATACAAAATTGGGACGCAGAGTTTTATGTGAAAGTTGATGACAACATTGATGTTGACCTTG ATGGGTTGATTGAGCTCCTTCAAAAACGGCGTGGTCAAAATAGTTCTTACATTGGATGCATGAAATCTGGAGAAGTAGTTGCAGAAGA GGGAAGGGCATGGTATGAGCCAGAATGGTGGAAATTCGGAGATGAGAAATC GTACTTCCGGCATGCAGCTGGTTCAGTTCTGATGCTTTCCAAAAATTTGGCCCAGTATATTAACATAAACAG TGCTTCCTTAAAGAGTTATGCGCATGAAGATACATCAATTGGATCATGGATGATGGGTCTTCAGACAACTTACATAGATGACAGCCGCCTATGCTGTAGCACCTCCGGACAAG ACAAAGTGTGCTCATTGGCTTGA
- the LOC104223175 gene encoding probable steroid-binding protein 3: protein MELTAQQLKAYDGSDPSKPIYVAIKGRIFDVTTGNSFYGPGGAYCMFAGKDASRALAKMSKNEEDVTPSLDGLSEKEMGVLNDWEKKFEAKYPIVGTVIS, encoded by the coding sequence ATGGAGCTAACAGCACAGCAGCTCAAGGCATACGACGGCTCAGATCCATCAAAGCCAATCTACGTGGCAATCAAAGGTCGCATCTTTGATGTCACCACCGGCAATTCCTTCTACGGTCCCGGCGGCGCATACTGTATGTTCGCCGGAAAAGATGCAAGCAGAGCACTCGCAAAGATGAGTAAGAACGAAGAGGACGTTACCCCCTCGCTCGATGGCCTTTCTGAGAAAGAAATGGGGGTTCTCAATGATTGGGAGAAGAAATTCGAAGCTAAGTACCCAATCGTTGGCACTGTTATTTCTTAA
- the LOC104223174 gene encoding hydroxyproline O-galactosyltransferase HPGT3-like isoform X1 codes for MESILPTTSFSSSSKSERRSKSKSSQTSKPSLVMALISCFAWLYVAGRLWQDAEYRMVLGSLLKKNSEQRPKMLTVEDKLMVLGCKDLERRIVEVEMELTVAKSQGYLKNQLKQSGSSSGKQLLAVIGIYTGFGGRLRRNVIRGSWLPNVDALSKLEERGVVVRFVIGRSPNRGDSLDRNVNEENLATKDFLILESHEEAQEELPKKAKYFFSSAIQNWDAEFYVKVDDNIDVDLDGLIELLQKRRGQNSSYIGCMKSGEVVAEEGRAWYEPEWWKFGDEKSYFRHAAGSVLMLSKNLAQYININSASLKSYAHEDTSIGSWMMGLQTTYIDDSRLCCSTSGQGKQQSVLIGLNRKDVILSRLARTTIPFVFIGAYHNSKMETSCFIPRYH; via the exons ATGGAGAGCATCTTGCCAACGACGTCGTTTTCGTCGTCGTCAAAATCGGAAAGGCGGTCAAAATCAAAGTCTAGTCAAACATCTAAACCTTCTCTAGTAATGGCATTAATCTCTTGCTTCGCTTGGTTATATGTCGCCGGAAG GTTATGGCAAGATGCAGAGTACAGAATGGTATTAGGTAGTCTCTTGAAGAAGAACTCAGAGCAG AGACCAAAGATGCTGACAGTTGAAGACAAGCTAATGGTTTTAGGATGCAA GGATCTGGAGAGGAGAATAGTTGAAGTCGAAATGGAATTAACAGTGGCTAAGAGTCAAGGTTACCTCAAGAATCAGTTGAAGCAGAGTGGTTCATCTTCGGGCAAACAACTTCTGGCTGTTATAGGAATCTATACGGGATTCGGAGGTAGATTGAGGAGAAATGTGATCAGAGGGTCTTGGTTGCCAAATG TTGATGCTTTGTCGAAACTTGAAGAAAGAGGAGTGGTTGTGCGATTTGTAATTGGTCGGAG TCCCAACCGTGGTGATAGCTTGGACCGCAATGTTAACGAGGAGAACCTAGCAACAAAAGATTTCTTGATTCTA GAAAGTCATGAGGAAGCTCAGGAGGAATTGCCCAAGAAAGCTAAATATTTCTTTAGTTCAGCAATACAAAATTGGGACGCAGAGTTTTATGTGAAAGTTGATGACAACATTGATGTTGACCTTG ATGGGTTGATTGAGCTCCTTCAAAAACGGCGTGGTCAAAATAGTTCTTACATTGGATGCATGAAATCTGGAGAAGTAGTTGCAGAAGA GGGAAGGGCATGGTATGAGCCAGAATGGTGGAAATTCGGAGATGAGAAATC GTACTTCCGGCATGCAGCTGGTTCAGTTCTGATGCTTTCCAAAAATTTGGCCCAGTATATTAACATAAACAG TGCTTCCTTAAAGAGTTATGCGCATGAAGATACATCAATTGGATCATGGATGATGGGTCTTCAGACAACTTACATAGATGACAGCCGCCTATGCTGTAGCACCTCCGGACAAGGTAAACA ACAAAGTGTGCTCATTGGCTTGAACAGGAAAGATGTCATTCTGTCTCGTCTTGCTAGGACAACTATTCCATTCGTTTTTATTGGAGCATACCATAACTCGAAAATGGAAACATCCTGTTTCATCCCCAGGTACCATTGA